The following are encoded together in the Defluviitalea raffinosedens genome:
- the fliI gene encoding flagellar protein export ATPase FliI, whose translation MNRINIEKYQRVLDKNYIRYQGRVSQVVGLTIESIGPISNVGDMCFIQSQNGENSVMAEVVGFKNNRILLMPLGDMAGVGPGSIVEASKTVLSVPVGSQLLGRVLNGLGYQMDEKEPINCDLQYPIQNQPPDPLKRKRIKDILPLGVKVIDGLLTVGKGQRVGIFAGSGVGKSTLLGMIARNAKADINVIALIGERGREVREFIEKDLKEDGLKRSVVVVATSDQPALVRLKAAQTATAIAEYFRDEGKDVLLLMDSLTRFSMAQREVGLAIGEPPVTRGYTPSVFAAMPKLLERAGNSDKGSITGLYTVLVDGDDMTEPVTDTARGILDGHIVLSRKIANRNQYPAIDVLQSVSRVMSDIASARHKELAFNIKRLLAVYREAEDLINIGAYVKGSNEEIDEAVDKYKAILSFLTQKVDEKYELDEVLEEMNKIVSA comes from the coding sequence TTGAACAGAATTAATATTGAAAAATATCAAAGAGTATTGGATAAAAACTATATACGATATCAAGGTAGGGTATCCCAGGTTGTTGGATTGACTATTGAATCTATTGGCCCTATTTCAAATGTTGGTGATATGTGTTTTATTCAATCACAAAATGGTGAAAATTCTGTAATGGCAGAGGTTGTAGGATTTAAAAATAATAGAATATTATTAATGCCATTGGGAGACATGGCAGGAGTTGGTCCAGGAAGTATTGTCGAGGCCTCTAAAACTGTGCTTAGTGTTCCTGTTGGATCACAATTGTTGGGAAGGGTGCTTAATGGATTAGGTTATCAAATGGATGAAAAAGAACCTATCAATTGTGATTTGCAGTATCCGATTCAAAACCAACCGCCAGACCCTCTTAAACGTAAACGTATAAAAGATATATTACCATTAGGGGTTAAAGTCATTGACGGCCTATTAACTGTAGGTAAAGGACAAAGAGTTGGTATTTTTGCGGGTAGCGGTGTCGGGAAAAGTACACTGTTAGGTATGATTGCCAGAAATGCTAAAGCGGATATCAATGTCATTGCTTTAATAGGCGAACGAGGAAGAGAAGTAAGAGAATTTATTGAAAAAGACCTTAAAGAAGATGGTCTTAAACGTTCAGTTGTTGTCGTTGCCACGTCAGATCAGCCTGCTTTAGTCCGACTTAAAGCAGCCCAGACAGCCACTGCAATTGCTGAGTATTTTCGAGATGAAGGAAAAGATGTATTGCTTCTTATGGATTCATTAACGCGTTTTTCAATGGCTCAACGAGAAGTGGGCCTGGCTATTGGCGAGCCACCTGTTACAAGAGGATATACACCTTCAGTTTTTGCTGCAATGCCAAAACTCTTAGAAAGAGCAGGTAATTCTGATAAAGGATCTATTACGGGATTATACACAGTTTTAGTTGATGGAGACGATATGACTGAGCCTGTTACAGATACAGCTCGTGGGATCTTGGATGGACATATTGTATTGTCGAGAAAAATTGCTAATAGAAATCAGTATCCTGCTATAGATGTATTACAGAGTGTATCACGTGTAATGAGTGATATTGCTAGTGCCAGACATAAGGAATTGGCTTTTAATATAAAAAGATTGTTAGCTGTCTATAGAGAAGCAGAAGATCTAATTAATATTGGTGCCTATGTTAAAGGCAGTAATGAAGAAATAGATGAAGCAGTAGATAAGTACAAAGCAATTCTTTCATTTTTAACGCAGAAAGTGGATGAAAAATACGAACTTGAC
- a CDS encoding FliH/SctL family protein — MSNIIKGSSVKLNREQIVHIDISDKPIEDIILEEDDNSLEIIKENIVLKAKQDAQRMIHEAEKRAAEILEQAKKDAMFAKLKIEEEGRQQGYQEGFRQGTEESKKLIHQAKLELENALKEKERMIREIEPRVVDIIISISKKILDHAVSINKQSIVYLIRKGLSELKDRSENVVVKISETDYASLMESNEDPLSSFGVTGKIDVVKDSSLKTGDCIIETQYGNIDCSLGTQFEGLKQELLLILDSK; from the coding sequence TTGTCTAATATCATCAAAGGATCTAGTGTTAAATTGAATCGTGAACAGATTGTTCACATTGACATTAGTGACAAACCAATTGAAGACATTATATTGGAAGAAGATGATAATTCTTTAGAAATCATTAAGGAAAATATTGTTTTGAAAGCCAAGCAAGATGCTCAAAGAATGATCCATGAAGCCGAGAAAAGAGCTGCAGAAATTTTAGAACAGGCGAAAAAAGATGCCATGTTTGCAAAATTGAAGATTGAAGAAGAAGGACGACAGCAAGGATATCAAGAAGGCTTTCGTCAAGGGACAGAAGAAAGTAAAAAATTAATTCATCAGGCAAAGCTAGAATTGGAAAATGCACTTAAAGAAAAAGAGAGAATGATTCGTGAAATTGAACCTCGAGTTGTAGATATAATTATTTCAATTTCAAAGAAGATTTTAGATCATGCAGTTAGTATAAATAAGCAATCTATTGTATATTTAATAAGAAAAGGCTTATCAGAACTCAAAGATCGCAGTGAAAATGTCGTAGTTAAAATATCAGAAACAGATTACGCATCGTTAATGGAATCAAATGAGGATCCATTAAGCAGTTTCGGTGTCACTGGAAAAATTGATGTAGTCAAAGATTCGTCTTTAAAGACTGGTGATTGTATTATAGAAACTCAATATGGAAATATCGATTGCAGCTTAGGTACTCAGTTTGAAGGCTTAAAACAAGAATTACTGTTAATTTTGGACAGTAAATGA